Proteins from a single region of Runella sp. SP2:
- a CDS encoding NUDIX hydrolase, which translates to MIIFIKDRPIRILSEKAAQKLPDRSTFDKVVDANLEMLKVASLRGHLLILNATPITVEKLFHFLNNFDLPDLQSVYLVPKDKEAVEKRLKKMFTVVKAAGGVVTKGEQFLMMFRRGCWDLPKGKLDEGEKSKKAALREVEEETGVKAELVEKICTTWHTYSQNNQKYLKRTKWYLMRNVNDKKMAPQHEEGIEQIVWMTETEARQALLNSFSSIRYVVDCFLGQEVDMD; encoded by the coding sequence ATGATTATTTTTATCAAAGACCGACCTATCCGAATTTTAAGCGAAAAGGCTGCCCAAAAGCTTCCCGATAGAAGCACTTTTGACAAGGTAGTGGATGCTAACCTAGAGATGTTGAAAGTGGCTAGTTTGCGTGGCCATTTGCTGATTTTAAACGCTACTCCCATCACGGTTGAAAAGTTGTTTCATTTTTTGAACAACTTCGATTTGCCTGATTTACAGTCGGTTTATTTGGTGCCAAAAGATAAAGAGGCCGTAGAAAAGCGCCTTAAAAAGATGTTTACGGTCGTAAAAGCTGCGGGTGGAGTAGTGACCAAAGGTGAGCAGTTTTTGATGATGTTTCGGCGTGGTTGCTGGGATTTGCCCAAAGGAAAATTGGATGAGGGCGAAAAGTCCAAAAAAGCTGCTTTGCGTGAGGTAGAAGAGGAAACGGGCGTGAAAGCCGAATTGGTTGAAAAAATTTGTACCACTTGGCACACATACAGCCAAAACAATCAAAAATACCTCAAACGCACAAAGTGGTACTTGATGCGCAACGTCAATGATAAAAAAATGGCACCTCAACACGAGGAAGGAATTGAGCAGATTGTATGGATGACCGAAACGGAAGCGCGTCAAGCCCTCCTGAACTCTTTCAGTTCCATTCGCTATGTAGTGGATTGTTTTCTGGGCCAAGAAGTGGACATGGATTAA
- a CDS encoding MarR family winged helix-turn-helix transcriptional regulator, producing the protein MSIETDIKQTKFKNPYQRVAINLLYTTNWLSNSQACLLKPYDLTPQQYNVLRILRGQHPKPVRVNDIIERMLDKMSNASRLVDKLLVKGYVRRTECPSDRRAVDVVITEEGLTILLELDNMQEVWENQLKRLTEEEASTLSDLLDRLRGSGAVEESQCPSVEE; encoded by the coding sequence ATGTCTATCGAAACTGACATCAAACAAACAAAGTTTAAAAATCCGTATCAGCGAGTCGCGATTAACTTGCTCTATACAACAAACTGGTTATCAAATAGTCAGGCTTGTCTATTGAAGCCCTACGATTTGACTCCTCAGCAATACAACGTATTACGCATATTGCGAGGTCAACATCCGAAGCCAGTACGAGTAAATGACATCATTGAGCGGATGCTTGACAAAATGTCGAACGCTTCTCGCTTGGTTGATAAACTATTGGTTAAGGGGTATGTTCGCCGTACGGAATGCCCAAGTGATCGCCGAGCAGTGGATGTAGTGATTACAGAAGAAGGGTTGACAATTTTGTTGGAACTGGACAATATGCAGGAAGTATGGGAAAACCAGTTGAAGCGGCTGACTGAAGAAGAAGCGAGCACACTAAGCGACTTGCTTGACCGCCTTAGAGGGTCAGGTGCTGTTGAAGAAAGCCAGTGCCCATCTGTCGAAGAGTAG
- a CDS encoding MBL fold metallo-hydrolase, whose amino-acid sequence MVITLLGTGTSSGIPLIGCRCDVCRSLDYRDKRLRVSVYVETQGKCFVIDTGPDFRQQMLREDITQLDAVIFTHQHKDHTAGLDDVRAFNFLQNKDMPVYGRLQVLEQLKREFEYVFADYRYPGIPRLQLHEITNTPFDVLGVTFTPIDVLHHRLPVFGFRIGNFAYLTDVNHIPEAEVAKLQNLDVLVLGALQRETHISHFNLQQAIDTVTILKPKVTYFTHLSHKMGRHAEVEKELPAHIRLGFDGLKIRLED is encoded by the coding sequence ATGGTCATTACGCTCCTTGGGACAGGGACATCTTCGGGAATTCCATTGATTGGTTGTCGTTGTGACGTTTGTCGGTCGTTGGACTACCGCGACAAACGCCTACGGGTGTCTGTCTATGTCGAAACACAAGGCAAGTGTTTTGTGATTGATACAGGCCCTGATTTCCGTCAGCAAATGCTGCGCGAAGATATTACCCAACTGGATGCTGTTATTTTTACGCACCAGCACAAAGACCATACCGCGGGCTTAGACGATGTCCGTGCCTTTAATTTCCTACAAAACAAAGACATGCCCGTCTATGGGCGTTTGCAGGTCTTAGAGCAGCTAAAACGCGAATTTGAATACGTATTTGCCGACTACCGCTACCCAGGTATTCCGAGACTTCAGCTCCACGAAATTACCAATACCCCTTTTGACGTCTTGGGAGTTACGTTTACCCCCATCGACGTGCTTCATCATCGCTTGCCCGTTTTTGGCTTCCGCATTGGCAATTTTGCCTACCTAACCGACGTTAATCATATTCCCGAAGCAGAAGTGGCGAAACTTCAAAACCTTGATGTGTTGGTTTTAGGAGCCTTGCAGCGCGAAACACACATTTCGCATTTCAATTTGCAACAAGCTATTGATACCGTCACAATTTTGAAGCCCAAAGTGACCTATTTTACCCATCTGAGTCATAAAATGGGCCGCCATGCCGAAGTAGAGAAAGAACTACCTGCTCACATTAGGTTGGGATTCGATGGGTTAAAAATTCGGCTCGAAGACTAA
- a CDS encoding hemolysin family protein — MSEIALVSSRKSKLETAARNGDRQAQHALELANSPNRFLSTVQIGITLIGILNGVFSGERITTDFQTYIEQFELLKPYAHSIAVGGVVLFVTYLSLVLGELVPKRIGMANPEAIAKFMAAPMNWLSTLTAPFIWLLAKSSDLIMKLLRITPQNQAITEEEIKTIIQEGTTGGAIDEIEQEIVENVFHLGDRKIVSLMTNRQEVTWLDAADEPDVNRAKILESKHSVYPLCNDGIDNIVGLIYVKDLLGEDLDGQLRRLESLARETLYIPENIKAYQALEKFKERRVHFGIIVDEYGAMQGIATLNDIMDVLVGDLSETNEFNYDIVEREDGSFLVDAQLPWEDFLDHFDIVVEDNKELTGFNTLGGFALHIIKDIPTTGEYFIWQEYRFEIIDMDKSRIDKILVQRIPDEGIL; from the coding sequence ATGTCGGAAATCGCGCTTGTTTCATCGCGAAAGTCGAAATTGGAAACCGCGGCCCGCAACGGTGACCGTCAAGCCCAGCACGCGCTTGAACTTGCCAACTCTCCCAATCGCTTCTTATCCACAGTCCAGATTGGTATCACGCTCATCGGTATCCTCAACGGGGTATTCAGTGGCGAACGCATTACAACTGATTTTCAAACGTACATCGAACAGTTTGAGTTGCTTAAACCTTACGCCCACAGCATTGCCGTTGGGGGGGTTGTTCTTTTTGTCACTTATCTCTCGTTGGTACTTGGAGAACTTGTTCCCAAACGAATCGGGATGGCCAACCCCGAAGCTATTGCCAAGTTTATGGCAGCACCGATGAACTGGCTTTCTACCCTTACGGCTCCGTTTATTTGGTTGTTGGCAAAATCGAGCGATTTGATTATGAAATTGCTACGCATTACGCCACAAAACCAAGCCATCACGGAGGAAGAAATTAAAACAATTATCCAAGAAGGAACTACGGGAGGTGCCATTGATGAAATCGAGCAAGAAATTGTTGAAAACGTATTTCACCTCGGCGATCGCAAAATTGTTTCATTGATGACCAATCGCCAAGAAGTGACTTGGCTAGATGCCGCCGATGAACCCGACGTGAATAGGGCAAAAATCTTAGAATCTAAACATTCAGTATATCCCCTTTGCAACGACGGAATCGACAATATTGTTGGTTTAATTTATGTCAAAGACTTACTTGGGGAAGACCTCGATGGTCAGCTTCGACGGTTGGAATCACTGGCCAGAGAAACCTTGTACATCCCCGAAAACATAAAAGCGTACCAAGCTTTAGAAAAATTTAAGGAGCGCCGCGTGCATTTTGGCATCATCGTCGATGAATATGGCGCCATGCAAGGCATTGCCACCCTCAACGACATTATGGACGTTCTGGTGGGAGATTTGTCAGAAACGAATGAGTTTAACTACGACATCGTTGAGCGCGAAGACGGCAGCTTTTTGGTGGATGCACAGCTTCCTTGGGAAGATTTCCTCGATCACTTTGATATTGTGGTCGAAGACAACAAAGAATTGACTGGGTTTAATACCCTCGGCGGATTTGCCTTGCACATTATCAAGGATATTCCTACCACTGGCGAATATTTTATCTGGCAGGAATATCGCTTTGAAATCATCGACATGGATAAAAGTCGTATTGACAAAATTCTTGTACAACGTATCCCTGACGAAGGTATTCTTTAA
- a CDS encoding DUF1080 domain-containing protein, translated as MTKLKFTLVFAAAALILTCGFVQKKGKWQKLFNGKDFSGWHNYNKQGQPVSDKWKVEEGAMTLTARGGGDLVTDQEFENFELELEWKIAEKGNSGVMWGVVEDKKYCCPYSTGPEMQVLDDAKHPDSFAGKNGNHKSGSLYDMIPPADLTAVKPAGEWNKAKMIISNGQGTFWLNGKQTVTFPTKGEGWDALVANSKFKTWEGFGKFAKGKIALQDHGDKVWYRNVRLREL; from the coding sequence ATGACAAAATTAAAATTCACACTCGTTTTTGCAGCAGCAGCGCTCATTTTGACCTGCGGATTTGTGCAAAAAAAAGGAAAATGGCAAAAGCTTTTCAATGGCAAAGATTTCAGCGGTTGGCATAATTATAACAAGCAAGGTCAGCCTGTGTCGGATAAATGGAAGGTAGAAGAGGGCGCAATGACCCTTACTGCCCGAGGTGGTGGTGACTTAGTGACTGACCAAGAGTTCGAAAATTTTGAGTTGGAACTTGAATGGAAAATTGCTGAAAAAGGCAATAGCGGTGTGATGTGGGGCGTAGTAGAAGATAAAAAATACTGCTGCCCATACAGTACAGGACCAGAAATGCAAGTATTGGACGACGCCAAACACCCTGATTCGTTTGCGGGTAAAAATGGCAACCACAAATCAGGTTCATTGTACGACATGATTCCACCCGCAGACCTAACAGCCGTGAAGCCAGCGGGAGAGTGGAACAAGGCTAAAATGATCATTTCAAACGGACAAGGTACTTTTTGGCTTAATGGCAAGCAGACGGTGACTTTCCCAACCAAAGGAGAAGGATGGGATGCGTTGGTTGCTAACAGTAAATTTAAGACTTGGGAAGGATTTGGAAAGTTTGCAAAAGGCAAAATTGCGTTGCAAGACCACGGCGACAAAGTATGGTACCGCAATGTCCGTCTTCGTGAACTGTAG
- a CDS encoding response regulator, which yields MSQKRVLIAEDSSVIQNLAKKILEFQNFEITAVKNGEQVLQILDKEDFEIILLDINMPIMDGMECVKAIRGLANKAKAQLPVVAITGNAKNYSEEDFTTAGFNDVLVKPLNFDRLVEIVNELTAAE from the coding sequence ATGTCGCAAAAGCGCGTACTTATTGCCGAAGACAGTTCTGTAATCCAAAACCTAGCAAAGAAAATTTTGGAGTTCCAAAACTTTGAAATTACCGCCGTCAAAAATGGCGAGCAAGTGCTACAAATTTTGGATAAAGAAGATTTTGAGATCATTTTGCTCGACATTAACATGCCTATCATGGATGGTATGGAATGTGTAAAGGCAATTCGGGGATTAGCCAACAAAGCTAAAGCTCAACTTCCAGTGGTAGCCATTACAGGAAACGCTAAAAACTACTCTGAAGAAGATTTTACTACCGCAGGATTCAACGATGTACTTGTAAAACCGCTCAATTTTGACCGCCTCGTTGAAATTGTGAATGAACTGACTGCCGCAGAATAA
- a CDS encoding DUF72 domain-containing protein, protein MDFGKLTDISGVNFALPNDPVFNQGVLNGTVIAGEKQVFVGPPIWANKEWVGKIYPTTAKEKDFLYHYGRQFNTIELNVTHYQIPSESTIQRWKESVPTHFKFCPKWPQEISHDRQLRGCEPLSDAFTKSVLGLEANLGMTFLQLGPYFDPRQSKILTAFLKQLPPKFPIAVEFRHPDWFAQPLIWEETLQMLHELGVGTVMSDVAGRRDVVHMGLSNSTVTLRFVGNELHPTDYSRVDEWVQRLKNWFEKGLSTAYIFVHCGENLHAPELSSYWIEQINKHCHFTLLAPRIQPKVIQGSLF, encoded by the coding sequence ATGGATTTTGGAAAATTAACGGATATTTCGGGGGTTAATTTTGCACTACCCAATGATCCAGTTTTTAATCAAGGTGTGTTAAACGGAACTGTCATTGCGGGAGAAAAGCAAGTATTTGTTGGGCCACCCATTTGGGCAAATAAAGAATGGGTGGGGAAAATTTATCCCACCACGGCCAAAGAAAAAGATTTTCTTTACCATTACGGTCGTCAGTTCAACACGATTGAATTAAACGTAACGCACTACCAAATTCCGTCGGAGTCCACCATTCAGCGGTGGAAAGAGTCGGTACCTACCCATTTTAAATTTTGCCCCAAATGGCCCCAAGAAATAAGCCACGACCGCCAATTGCGCGGTTGTGAACCTTTAAGCGATGCATTTACCAAGTCAGTGTTGGGTTTAGAAGCTAACCTTGGCATGACTTTCCTTCAACTAGGCCCTTATTTTGACCCGCGCCAGTCAAAGATTTTAACAGCTTTTTTGAAACAACTTCCGCCAAAATTTCCCATAGCGGTCGAATTTCGCCACCCCGATTGGTTTGCGCAACCATTAATTTGGGAAGAAACGTTGCAGATGTTACATGAGCTAGGCGTGGGCACGGTCATGTCGGATGTGGCAGGCCGCCGCGATGTGGTTCACATGGGCCTGTCAAATTCAACGGTTACGCTCCGCTTTGTGGGAAATGAACTTCACCCGACCGACTACAGCAGGGTGGACGAATGGGTACAGCGTTTAAAAAATTGGTTTGAAAAGGGACTATCTACTGCCTACATTTTTGTTCATTGTGGTGAAAATCTTCACGCCCCCGAGCTGTCGAGCTATTGGATTGAGCAAATAAATAAACACTGCCACTTTACACTCTTAGCTCCTCGTATTCAGCCTAAAGTAATCCAAGGCTCGTTGTTTTAA
- a CDS encoding YceI family protein: MKTMKMIASVLVAGLLAVSGASATEKNSSKKAVAYKVDASKSVVKWNAKKVTGEHYGTVSLANGSLTVDGAKVTGGSFEIDLTTIKCDDLTDAGYNAKLVGHLKSDDFFSVEKHPKAKFVIKKVDGTGANINITGDLTIKGITQSVTFPATVKADAKGVTANAKITLDRTKWDIRYGSKTFFANIGDKAIYDDFAIDLTLAAAK, translated from the coding sequence ATGAAAACAATGAAAATGATTGCAAGTGTGTTGGTAGCTGGTTTGTTGGCCGTTAGCGGTGCTTCTGCTACTGAAAAAAATAGCTCGAAAAAGGCAGTTGCTTACAAAGTAGATGCGTCGAAAAGTGTGGTAAAATGGAACGCGAAAAAAGTAACTGGTGAGCACTACGGAACAGTCTCATTGGCAAATGGTTCGTTGACCGTGGACGGCGCTAAAGTAACTGGCGGTTCTTTTGAAATTGACTTGACGACCATCAAATGTGATGACTTGACTGATGCAGGGTACAACGCGAAATTGGTGGGTCACTTAAAATCAGATGATTTCTTCTCGGTAGAAAAGCATCCAAAAGCAAAGTTCGTCATCAAGAAAGTGGACGGAACAGGTGCAAACATCAACATCACTGGCGATTTGACAATCAAAGGAATTACTCAAAGCGTAACTTTCCCAGCTACAGTGAAAGCTGATGCAAAAGGAGTAACTGCTAACGCTAAAATCACGCTTGACCGTACAAAGTGGGATATTCGTTACGGCTCAAAAACATTCTTTGCTAACATCGGTGATAAAGCGATTTATGATGATTTCGCTATCGACTTGACATTGGCTGCTGCAAAGTAA
- a CDS encoding DUF5777 family beta-barrel protein, producing MKVVAKIALLWLVIGMVKANAQDDLTKLLEQETPKTTDYTSATFKGTRIINGHSVETVKKNHLDFLIHHRFDRLNSGAYNLFGLDYSTVRLGFEYGLTDNIMIGVGRSSVQKTFDFFGKAKLLRQASGTKNIPVSITGLVSAVIETQDKTLSTQDKTSYCTQLLIARKFNDKLSLQLNPTLLYRNRVATAAQERALFALGFGGRMKVSKRVSLNAEYYWAFRDQDIINDLGDKYNNSLAIGFDIETGGHVFQLHFTNSSGMVEKQFIGDTAGSWGKGDIRYGFNVSRTFSFDKRAKKMMK from the coding sequence ATGAAAGTAGTTGCTAAAATAGCCCTATTGTGGCTAGTAATAGGTATGGTCAAGGCAAATGCCCAAGATGACTTGACAAAATTGCTGGAGCAAGAAACTCCAAAAACGACTGATTATACCTCTGCGACCTTCAAAGGGACACGGATTATCAATGGACATTCGGTTGAAACGGTGAAGAAAAACCACCTTGATTTCTTGATTCACCACCGTTTCGACCGCCTCAATTCGGGGGCCTATAATTTGTTTGGACTTGATTATTCTACCGTCCGTTTGGGGTTTGAATACGGCCTGACCGACAACATCATGATTGGCGTTGGGCGTAGCAGCGTCCAAAAGACCTTTGATTTCTTCGGGAAAGCCAAGTTGTTGCGGCAGGCAAGTGGCACAAAAAATATCCCCGTGTCTATTACAGGCTTGGTTAGCGCAGTCATCGAAACCCAAGATAAGACGCTTTCTACCCAAGACAAAACCTCATACTGTACGCAGTTGTTGATTGCAAGAAAATTTAACGATAAGCTGTCGTTGCAATTGAACCCAACGTTACTGTACCGCAACCGAGTGGCTACGGCTGCGCAAGAACGTGCGTTGTTTGCCCTTGGTTTTGGGGGGCGAATGAAAGTCAGTAAGCGCGTCTCTTTGAATGCAGAATACTATTGGGCTTTCCGCGATCAAGATATTATTAATGACCTCGGCGATAAGTACAATAACTCGCTGGCGATTGGCTTTGACATCGAGACGGGCGGGCACGTTTTCCAGCTCCACTTCACCAATTCATCAGGTATGGTTGAAAAACAATTTATTGGCGATACGGCGGGGAGTTGGGGCAAAGGCGATATTCGCTACGGATTCAATGTGTCGCGTACGTTTAGCTTCGACAAGAGAGCTAAAAAAATGATGAAATAA
- a CDS encoding ubiquinol-cytochrome c reductase iron-sulfur subunit → MKRGQFLRNLGLSSSALMAFYCMGTTLTACSTGSEDPSPTGTGTGTGTGTGTGTTGLTGNADLSKGAISFTLDLTSSTYSTLKTDGRFVVVGSVIVANAKGTIVALSKACTHEGTTVDYRSAQNDFYCSNHGSEFSTTGAVEVGPATRALTVYKAQLSANGNTLTVSA, encoded by the coding sequence ATGAAACGAGGACAATTTTTGCGCAATTTGGGGCTTAGTAGCAGTGCGCTAATGGCATTTTATTGTATGGGAACGACCCTGACGGCTTGCTCAACGGGAAGCGAAGATCCGAGCCCAACTGGAACGGGTACTGGGACAGGAACAGGTACTGGGACAGGAACAACTGGGCTGACAGGTAACGCAGATTTGAGCAAAGGAGCGATTAGTTTTACCCTTGATTTAACGTCAAGCACCTATTCAACTTTAAAAACGGATGGGCGCTTTGTCGTAGTCGGTAGTGTGATTGTGGCCAACGCCAAAGGTACCATCGTTGCCCTTTCAAAAGCCTGTACCCATGAAGGTACAACCGTAGATTACCGCTCGGCACAAAATGATTTTTATTGTAGTAACCATGGTTCAGAGTTTAGTACAACAGGTGCGGTAGAAGTAGGGCCAGCTACTAGGGCCTTGACAGTTTATAAAGCCCAATTAAGTGCCAATGGCAATACGCTCACGGTAAGTGCCTAA
- a CDS encoding alpha/beta fold hydrolase encodes MYAKLSHGIFIMLIAFVSTAQAQHLHRKGSLGIDYVEAPDSLLNALKIEEAHCIWVKSVHPESTAAQLGIRPDDILVAINETDSLYLFDFHNLEQQLKENDPISITYLRKNRKTRAVGIVKPAPRENSAGEVFYDEVPYQRGYLRTIVHRPSNIDKAPAVFYIQDFDCGSIDFSKDSLSPTKQLVDGWVKAGYAVVRVEKPGVGESAGTKDCARLDYQEELAAFQNAFRFTQKLPFVDSSKVFIFGHSIGGTAVPIVALKARLKPRGVMVYGTVVKPWFEHMLDVFRKQPLLYKESLLPSDVNARMMTPLLYEWLVQGRSATDLLSVPDFEAILTSKENPLGYRRGTFWGRSAGYFADLNRVNLLQTWAQANVPTLAIHGEFDSQAISPEAAQQIAQIVNESLPNKGTYKLLRNADHFMARVNSFTEYKQLQQKGKYKDFASHNFNAAIIEMTVNWMQQQ; translated from the coding sequence ATGTACGCAAAACTCAGCCACGGAATTTTCATCATGTTGATTGCCTTTGTATCAACCGCTCAGGCACAACACCTTCACCGCAAAGGATCATTAGGAATTGACTACGTCGAAGCACCTGATTCGCTCCTAAATGCCCTCAAAATAGAGGAAGCGCATTGTATTTGGGTAAAAAGCGTTCATCCAGAATCAACAGCCGCCCAATTGGGTATTCGTCCTGACGATATTTTGGTAGCCATCAACGAAACAGACTCGCTCTATCTTTTTGACTTCCATAACCTCGAACAACAGCTCAAAGAAAACGACCCTATTTCCATTACCTATCTCCGCAAAAACCGTAAAACGCGCGCCGTGGGCATCGTCAAACCTGCCCCCCGCGAAAACTCAGCGGGTGAAGTATTTTACGATGAAGTTCCGTACCAACGTGGGTATTTGCGCACCATTGTGCACCGCCCCTCCAACATCGACAAAGCTCCTGCCGTTTTTTATATCCAAGATTTTGATTGTGGTTCCATTGATTTTTCAAAAGATAGCCTCTCTCCTACCAAACAATTGGTTGATGGCTGGGTGAAGGCAGGCTATGCCGTGGTGCGGGTCGAAAAGCCTGGTGTGGGCGAAAGTGCGGGTACCAAAGACTGTGCAAGGCTGGATTACCAAGAAGAACTCGCCGCTTTTCAAAATGCGTTTCGTTTTACCCAAAAACTTCCCTTTGTTGACAGTTCAAAGGTTTTTATTTTTGGTCATTCTATTGGCGGAACGGCTGTGCCCATCGTCGCCCTGAAAGCGCGTCTCAAACCACGTGGTGTGATGGTGTATGGCACGGTGGTAAAACCTTGGTTTGAGCATATGCTTGATGTGTTTCGTAAGCAACCCCTGCTCTATAAAGAATCTCTATTGCCTTCCGATGTCAATGCCCGCATGATGACGCCACTCTTGTACGAATGGCTAGTACAAGGCCGTAGTGCTACCGATTTGCTCAGTGTCCCCGATTTTGAAGCCATACTTACTTCCAAAGAAAATCCGCTTGGCTATCGGAGAGGGACATTTTGGGGACGTTCGGCGGGATACTTTGCTGATTTAAACCGCGTCAACCTTCTACAAACGTGGGCACAAGCCAATGTCCCCACTTTAGCCATCCACGGTGAATTCGACAGCCAAGCGATTAGTCCAGAAGCAGCGCAGCAGATTGCCCAAATCGTCAATGAGTCGTTGCCAAACAAAGGTACTTACAAATTACTGAGAAATGCCGACCACTTTATGGCAAGGGTAAATTCATTTACAGAATATAAGCAGTTACAACAAAAAGGGAAATACAAAGATTTTGCCTCCCACAATTTCAACGCTGCCATTATCGAAATGACCGTCAACTGGATGCAGCAGCAGTAA
- a CDS encoding DeoR/GlpR family DNA-binding transcription regulator, producing MIKEERQRLIIEKLNRDQKINLLELSQLLNVSYDSIRRDVIELEDKGLLKKVHGGAVANSYLSFKNTHNYSADQQEVVMLTRKAQKLFYNHQTILMDGGTTNFHIAEQFPKNLEMTVITNSLPLAAVLNEHPKIETILLGGTYHKRYQITIGNQVMKQLEHIRVDLYLMGFNGLDPEVGVTLRHYEESVLKQKMAQAAKKVAICAITEKLHTVETYKVCDLQDIDILITSLKPSDVTLNAFRQQGIELI from the coding sequence ATGATTAAAGAAGAACGCCAACGGCTCATCATTGAGAAGCTCAATCGTGACCAAAAAATCAATTTGTTGGAGTTGAGCCAATTGTTGAATGTCTCCTACGATAGCATTCGCCGCGATGTCATTGAGCTAGAAGACAAGGGGCTTTTAAAGAAAGTCCACGGCGGTGCGGTGGCCAACTCGTATTTATCGTTTAAGAATACGCACAATTACAGCGCCGACCAGCAAGAGGTGGTGATGCTGACCCGAAAAGCCCAAAAACTTTTTTACAATCACCAGACAATACTCATGGACGGTGGAACAACCAATTTTCATATTGCGGAGCAGTTTCCTAAAAATCTGGAAATGACTGTGATTACGAATAGCTTACCCTTGGCTGCGGTATTGAACGAACATCCCAAAATCGAAACCATTTTACTGGGGGGCACTTACCATAAACGCTATCAAATCACGATTGGTAACCAAGTAATGAAGCAACTTGAGCATATTCGGGTGGATTTGTACTTGATGGGTTTTAATGGGCTCGATCCCGAAGTGGGCGTGACGTTGCGGCATTATGAAGAGTCGGTCTTAAAACAAAAAATGGCGCAAGCAGCCAAAAAAGTAGCTATCTGCGCCATTACCGAAAAGTTGCATACGGTAGAAACCTATAAAGTATGCGACTTACAAGATATTGATATTTTGATAACAAGTTTAAAGCCTTCTGACGTCACTTTAAATGCGTTTCGGCAGCAAGGTATTGAACTCATCTAA
- a CDS encoding YceI family protein, protein MKTRIKLFLGCLLFAGSLQAQGIYLTNKGETTFFSETPVEDISAVNKNSVSIINTATGDVAVQMVMKQFDFPNKLMQEHFNENYMDSDKYPKAVFKGKLVEKIDYTKNGTYDVTATGDLTIHGVTKPRTLKGKLTVAEGTISISSEFDVALVDHNIEVPQMVFVKIAQVIKVKCKYSMAPQAAKK, encoded by the coding sequence ATGAAAACACGCATCAAACTTTTCTTGGGCTGCCTGCTATTTGCGGGTTCGCTGCAAGCGCAAGGGATATATCTGACCAATAAAGGAGAAACCACTTTCTTCTCAGAAACTCCCGTCGAGGACATTTCGGCAGTGAATAAAAACAGTGTAAGTATCATCAACACCGCAACGGGGGACGTAGCCGTGCAAATGGTGATGAAGCAGTTTGATTTTCCCAATAAGTTGATGCAGGAGCATTTCAACGAAAACTACATGGATTCGGACAAGTATCCCAAAGCCGTTTTTAAAGGAAAGTTGGTAGAAAAAATTGATTACACTAAAAACGGTACGTACGACGTCACTGCTACGGGTGACCTAACGATTCATGGAGTGACAAAACCCCGTACCCTCAAGGGAAAACTCACTGTGGCTGAGGGAACAATCTCCATTAGCTCTGAGTTTGACGTTGCTTTGGTAGATCACAATATAGAGGTACCACAGATGGTTTTTGTGAAAATCGCGCAGGTAATTAAAGTGAAATGTAAGTACAGTATGGCGCCACAAGCTGCTAAAAAATAA